In the genome of Nitrospirota bacterium, one region contains:
- the rplT gene encoding 50S ribosomal protein L20: protein MPRARGGYKTRRRRKKILARAKGFWGRRNRIYKAAKETVHRAWRYEYRSRRLKKRDFRALWIQRINAGAREQHLTYSQLVSGLRKKGIAVNRKMLSELAVNDPVGFTKLAESARQALQLPNPAPAGQA from the coding sequence ATGCCGAGAGCGAGAGGTGGATACAAAACGCGGAGACGCCGCAAGAAGATCCTGGCGCGCGCCAAGGGTTTCTGGGGACGGCGGAACCGTATCTACAAGGCGGCCAAGGAGACGGTCCACCGGGCGTGGCGGTATGAATACCGGTCTCGCCGTCTCAAGAAGCGTGACTTTCGCGCGCTCTGGATTCAGCGGATCAACGCCGGCGCCCGTGAACAGCACCTTACGTACAGCCAGCTCGTGAGCGGACTGAGAAAGAAAGGCATCGCCGTCAATCGGAAGATGCTGTCGGAGCTTGCGGTGAACGATCCGGTCGGCTTCACGAAGCTGGCCGAGTCGGCCCGGCAAGCCCTCCAACTGCCGAATCCCGCCCCCGCCGGACAGGCCTGA
- a CDS encoding DUF423 domain-containing protein, which produces MARIFACVGAAFGFLSVAAGAFGAHTLKGRLAPEMLEIFEKAARYQMYHSLALLAVAWAATQFPHRLVALSGWMFIAGTILFSGSLYVLVATGAKTWGAVTPIGGVLLLAGWATLALGVGLNRS; this is translated from the coding sequence GTGGCAAGGATTTTTGCATGTGTGGGAGCGGCATTTGGATTTCTGAGCGTGGCGGCGGGAGCGTTCGGGGCGCACACGCTGAAGGGAAGGCTTGCGCCCGAGATGCTGGAGATTTTCGAGAAGGCCGCCCGCTATCAGATGTATCACTCACTCGCCTTGCTCGCCGTCGCCTGGGCCGCGACTCAGTTCCCGCATCGACTCGTGGCCCTTTCAGGCTGGATGTTTATCGCCGGTACGATTCTCTTCTCCGGGAGCCTCTACGTGCTCGTTGCCACAGGCGCGAAGACTTGGGGAGCGGTCACTCCCATCGGCGGAGTGCTCCTGCTGGCGGGCTGGGCGACCCTGGCGCTTGGGGTGGGTTTGAACCGTAGTTGA
- the rpmI gene encoding 50S ribosomal protein L35 translates to MPKMKTHRGAKKRLRATGSGRLKRDHAYTSHIFSGKTRKSKRHHRKSALVSERDFSRVRKLLPYA, encoded by the coding sequence ATGCCGAAAATGAAAACGCACCGGGGCGCGAAAAAGCGCCTGCGGGCGACGGGAAGCGGTCGACTGAAACGCGACCACGCGTACACGAGCCACATCTTCAGCGGGAAGACCCGCAAATCGAAACGGCACCATCGCAAATCCGCCTTGGTTTCGGAGCGCGATTTCTCCCGCGTCCGCAAGCTCTTGCCCTACGCCTGA
- the pheS gene encoding phenylalanine--tRNA ligase subunit alpha, producing the protein MRERIQKLRDEAAGAISAARTKEELELVRVKFFGRKGGELTLLTKALAECPVEDRPAMGRLLNETKQELEGQLEGKSRDLEKGGGQTEKRLDTTFPGRRPALGRLHPLTQTLEAVCDVFVRMGFQIRTGPEIETDYNNFEALNIPKNHPARDMQDTFYLSEDLLLRTHTSPVQIRTMLAERPPIQIIAPGKVYRKDSDITHSPIFHQVEGLMVDRGIHMGHLKGVLQLFVEEIFGKGLPIRFRPSYFPFVEPGAEVDMQCVMCRGQGCKVCGGSGWLEILGAGMVHPKVLLNVGYDPSKLSGFAFGMGIERIAMLRHGISNIRLFYENDLRFLEQF; encoded by the coding sequence ATGCGGGAGCGCATCCAGAAGCTTCGGGACGAGGCCGCGGGTGCCATCTCCGCCGCTCGAACGAAAGAGGAACTGGAACTCGTCCGCGTAAAATTCTTCGGCCGCAAGGGCGGCGAACTCACCCTTCTCACCAAAGCGCTTGCCGAATGTCCCGTCGAAGACCGTCCCGCCATGGGCCGTCTTCTCAATGAGACCAAGCAGGAGCTGGAGGGCCAACTCGAAGGCAAATCCCGCGATCTTGAAAAGGGCGGCGGACAGACCGAAAAGCGGCTGGACACGACGTTTCCCGGCCGTCGCCCGGCGCTGGGCCGCCTGCATCCGCTCACCCAGACTCTGGAAGCCGTTTGCGATGTGTTCGTACGGATGGGATTTCAAATCCGGACCGGCCCCGAGATCGAAACGGACTACAACAACTTCGAAGCGCTCAACATCCCGAAAAACCATCCCGCGAGAGACATGCAGGATACGTTCTACCTGAGCGAAGATCTGCTTCTCCGAACGCACACATCCCCCGTTCAGATTCGAACGATGCTGGCGGAACGACCGCCCATCCAGATCATCGCGCCCGGCAAGGTGTACAGGAAGGATTCCGACATCACCCATTCCCCTATCTTCCATCAGGTTGAGGGCCTCATGGTGGACCGCGGCATCCACATGGGCCATCTCAAAGGGGTGTTGCAGCTTTTTGTCGAGGAGATTTTTGGAAAAGGACTTCCGATTCGCTTCCGCCCCAGCTACTTCCCGTTCGTGGAGCCGGGGGCGGAGGTGGACATGCAGTGTGTCATGTGCCGCGGCCAGGGCTGCAAGGTGTGCGGAGGCTCAGGATGGCTGGAGATTCTGGGCGCCGGGATGGTTCACCCCAAAGTCCTCCTCAACGTGGGCTACGATCCGTCCAAACTCTCCGGCTTCGCCTTCGGCATGGGCATCGAGCGGATCGCGATGCTCCGCCATGGCATCAGCAATATCCGGTTGTTCTACGAGAACGACCTGCGGTTTTTGGAGCAATTTTGA
- a CDS encoding translation initiation factor IF-3, whose amino-acid sequence MIDETGKQLGILALSDALREADNRGYDLVEVAPGVHPPVCRIMDYGRYRYQLKQKEKEQLRHQRHLTLKEMKFGLKIGAHDLDIKVGHVRRFLMAGHKTKITVYFRGREIIRPEFGFDMVNRVIQKVHDISIVDSPPKQEGKQINLVLAPHIREVRKEVAKPAGQTPSPEPAA is encoded by the coding sequence GTGATCGATGAAACCGGCAAGCAACTCGGAATTCTCGCGCTGTCCGACGCGCTCCGAGAGGCGGACAACAGGGGTTACGATTTAGTGGAGGTCGCGCCGGGGGTCCATCCGCCCGTCTGCCGCATCATGGATTACGGTCGATATCGGTATCAACTCAAGCAGAAAGAGAAGGAGCAGCTGCGCCATCAGCGGCATCTCACGCTGAAAGAAATGAAATTCGGTCTGAAGATCGGAGCGCACGATCTGGATATCAAGGTCGGCCACGTCAGGCGGTTCCTCATGGCTGGCCATAAGACCAAGATTACGGTATATTTCCGCGGCCGGGAGATCATTCGCCCCGAGTTCGGGTTTGACATGGTGAACCGGGTCATCCAGAAGGTGCATGACATCAGCATTGTGGACAGCCCGCCCAAACAGGAGGGGAAGCAGATCAATCTGGTGCTGGCGCCGCATATTCGTGAAGTGCGGAAAGAAGTGGCGAAGCCGGCCGGACAGACCCCTTCGCCCGAACCGGCCGCCTGA
- the thrS gene encoding threonine--tRNA ligase, whose amino-acid sequence MAGPSKKPVWEGDVQGGSQVDTLRHSTAHAMAQAVLSIFPEAKLGIGPTIENGFYYDLDLPRALTDDDLANIESRMKEIISRDHPIVRKEWSRKDAVAFFQSRGQDYKVEIIQDLPDDTVSVYEQGEFTDLCRGPHMARTGEIKAFKLLSVAGAYWRGDEKRKMLQRIYGTAFLTQKELDHHLHVLEEAKKRDHRKLGKELNLYSIHEEVGAGLIHWHPAGAMVRMIIEDFWQKFHLRRGYQFAYTAHIASEEIYRLSGHLEAFAENMYAPIEIEGKPYRVKPMNCPGHIMIYRTSKRSYRELPLRLAELGTVYRFEKSGVLHGLMRVRGFTIDDSHIFVAPEQLQDEVIAVYNLIMEFLRTFGFEQFVVTLSTKPEKAVGKPELWEQAESALKAVLEKTGAKWVLDEGGGAFYGPKISVEVKDALGRSWQCSTVQVDFNLPERFGLEYDGADGALHRPIMVHRALMGSVERFFGVLVEHYAGAFPVWLAPVQVSVITVHPDNEKYASGILQSLREADVRAESAFSGDTLGYKIRHAQLLKIPYMAVIGKKEEERQVVRLRERGGKDLGEIAAVELVERIRSAVPKH is encoded by the coding sequence ATGGCCGGCCCATCGAAGAAGCCGGTTTGGGAGGGCGATGTGCAGGGCGGGTCGCAAGTCGATACCCTCCGCCACAGCACGGCCCACGCCATGGCCCAAGCCGTCCTTTCGATCTTTCCAGAGGCGAAGCTGGGAATCGGACCGACCATCGAGAACGGCTTCTACTATGATCTCGATCTCCCGCGCGCATTGACGGATGACGACCTCGCGAACATCGAATCGCGCATGAAAGAAATCATCTCGCGCGACCACCCCATCGTCCGCAAGGAATGGTCGAGGAAGGATGCCGTCGCCTTCTTCCAATCCCGGGGCCAGGACTATAAAGTCGAGATCATCCAGGATCTGCCGGACGATACCGTCTCCGTCTACGAGCAGGGCGAATTTACCGATCTTTGCCGGGGACCGCACATGGCCCGGACGGGCGAGATCAAGGCGTTCAAACTCCTGAGCGTGGCAGGGGCTTATTGGCGGGGCGACGAAAAGCGCAAGATGCTCCAACGCATTTATGGCACGGCTTTTCTCACTCAGAAGGAGCTCGACCACCACCTGCACGTGCTCGAAGAGGCCAAGAAGCGCGACCACCGGAAGCTCGGCAAGGAACTGAACCTGTACAGCATCCACGAGGAAGTTGGCGCGGGATTGATCCACTGGCATCCGGCGGGAGCGATGGTGCGGATGATCATCGAAGATTTCTGGCAGAAGTTTCACCTGCGCCGTGGCTACCAATTTGCCTATACGGCCCACATTGCGAGCGAGGAAATCTACCGCCTCAGCGGCCACCTCGAAGCCTTCGCGGAAAATATGTACGCGCCGATCGAGATCGAGGGAAAACCGTATCGCGTCAAACCGATGAACTGCCCCGGCCATATCATGATTTACCGGACGTCCAAACGCTCCTACCGCGAACTGCCGCTCCGCCTGGCCGAATTGGGAACGGTCTATCGGTTTGAGAAATCGGGCGTCCTCCACGGCCTCATGCGCGTGCGCGGCTTTACCATCGACGATTCGCACATCTTTGTCGCGCCCGAGCAACTTCAGGATGAAGTCATTGCCGTTTACAACCTCATCATGGAGTTCCTGCGGACGTTCGGATTCGAGCAGTTCGTCGTTACGCTCTCCACCAAGCCCGAGAAGGCCGTGGGCAAGCCGGAGTTGTGGGAACAGGCGGAAAGCGCGCTGAAAGCCGTGCTCGAAAAAACCGGCGCGAAATGGGTGCTCGATGAAGGCGGCGGCGCTTTTTACGGGCCGAAAATTAGTGTGGAGGTGAAGGACGCCTTGGGCCGCTCATGGCAATGCTCCACGGTCCAGGTCGATTTCAACCTGCCGGAGCGGTTCGGCTTGGAATATGACGGAGCCGATGGCGCCCTGCACCGGCCGATCATGGTTCACCGCGCTCTCATGGGATCGGTGGAACGATTTTTCGGCGTGCTCGTGGAGCACTACGCCGGGGCGTTTCCGGTGTGGCTCGCGCCCGTGCAAGTCAGTGTCATCACCGTTCACCCCGACAATGAAAAATACGCGTCCGGCATTCTCCAGTCCCTGCGCGAGGCCGATGTAAGGGCCGAGAGCGCGTTCTCGGGCGACACGCTGGGCTACAAGATCCGACATGCCCAGCTCTTGAAAATTCCATACATGGCCGTTATCGGCAAAAAAGAAGAGGAGCGGCAGGTCGTGCGACTCCGCGAACGCGGCGGAAAGGATCTTGGGGAGATCGCCGCCGTCGAGCTCGTGGAGCGCATCCGTTCCGCCGTTCCCAAACACTAA